TGCGCGTGCCCCTCGCGGTCGAGACCCAGCAGGCCGACCGCGTGCGGCGTTGGAAGCGCGAGCGTGAGCAGTCGCGGGCGCGCGAGGCCCTCGCCCGCGTGCGGGCGGCGGCGCAGGACGGGACGAACCTCATGCCGCCGTTGATCACGGCGGTGGAGGCGGGCTGCACGGTCGGCGAGATCTCCGACGTCTATCGCGAGGTCTTCGGCGAGTATCGCGACCCGGCGTGGCTGTGAGCACGCGTCCGCTGCGCATCCTGCTGGCGAAGCCGGGACTCGACGGCCACGACCGCGGCGTCAAGATCATCGCCCGCGCGCTGCGCGACGCCGGCTTCGAGGTGATCTACACCGGCCTCCACCAGACGCCGGAGATGATCGCCGAGGCGGCGGTGCAGGAGGACGTCGATCTCGTCGGCCTCTCGATCCTCTCGGGCGCCCATCTGACGCTCTTCCCGGCGGTGATCGACGAGCTGCGCGCGCGCGGCGGCGCCGACATCCCGATGTTCGGCGGCGGCATCATCCCCGACGAGGATCGGCCCACGCTGCGCGCCGCGGGCGTGGCCGAGATCTTCACGCCCGGCGCGAGCACCCACGACATCGTCGCCTGGATCCACGCGAACGTCCGGCCGCGCGCACTCTAGGCGTGCGGCGCGGCCGGCATCCGCGGCGTCAGTCGAGGAACGCGCCGCTCGGCGAGCCCGCGCAGGCGATCGGCTGGACGCCGGGATAGTCGGCGACGAGGGTGCCCTCGTCGACGTGGTCGACGACGCCGGCCGGGTTCGTCATCGCCTGGTGGACGTAGTCGCGGACCACGACGCCCCCCGCGGCGAGCGTGGTGAAGAGGCTGTTCGTGCGCAGCATGGTGTGGATGGACGCGGTCCGCGCCGGGAAGAAGAAGTGCAGCCCGGGCAGGCCGCGGTTCGTGCAGTAGTCGGCGCGCACGGCGTTCACGAACGCGGCGGTGCTGGGGAAGAACGTCGTGCTCACCTGCGTCGCGTCGACCTGGTTCGAGAGGTTGAGCACGCGCTGCCAGGGCGTCGCGAGCAGGCGCGGCGCGCTCGCCGCCTGGCCGATCGGGCCGACGGCGCAGTCGCCCGAGAGGCAGTAGGGCGGCTGGAACGGCCGCGTGCCCCAGCCGCCCGGGTTGGTGGTTCCGGTGATGACGCTGCCGAGCGTCTTCACGCTGAGCGCCGTGCCGTTGTCGAGGCCGAGGCCCGAGTCGGGAGCGGCGGTGGTGTTCACCCAGCGGAGGTCGTCGAGCGGGTAGTGGTAGTTGTAGTTGACGCCGAAGCCGCCCGCCGACTCGCCCGAGAAGAACACGTGCAGGCGGTCCGGGTGCCAGCCGGCGGGGTCGCTGCGCTCGAGCTCGGTCCACAGCACGTCGCGCAGGTAGCGCATCGCGGCGCGCACGTTGACGGCGCCGAAGCGGTGCACCGTCAGGCTCGGCGAGAAGACGCTCGAGAGCCCGCCGCCGATGTGCACGTCCTGCGTGCAGTACGGCATGAAGAGCATGGTCCAGTCGTGGAACGGGTTGATCGCCGCATCCGTCGACAGATAGCCGTCGTTCGGCTGCTCGTTGTCGGTCGCCAGCCAGAGGGAGTTCGGGATCCCCGCGCAGTCGCTCTCGCCGAGGCAGACGCCGCCGCCCTCCATGTCGGTGGCGACGTTGGTCGGATCCGCGCCCTCGGGCGCCAGCCGCAGCCAGAAGGCGTAGGGCGCACCCTTGCCGCAGCGCGTCCCCCACACCGCCTCGTCGAGCGTGATCTGGACCCACTCGCCGCGCGCGGGCAGCGGGATGCTCGGACGCGGACCGCAGTCGAGGTCGAGCGGACCGGGGTCCCCGTGGGCCGTGGCGGTGAGACAGCGTGCCTGCGCGCCGGTGCGGGCGAGGTACACGGCGCCGTCGAGGCCGATCGCGTCCGGGAGCGCGGCGGGCGCGCAGCGCTTGGCGATCGCGGCGAGCGCCTTGCCTTCGAGCGTGGCGACCTTGGCGGCGGTCTTGGCGACGTTGCAGGCGCCGCGGCGTGCCTTCCGGATGCAGGCACGTTGCGCATCGTAGGCGGCGAGGAGGAACGTGCTGGCCTGCCTGTAGGCGGTGTCGAGGCAGCGACGCAGCGTCGGGTCGGCGGCGCCGAGCACGGCGCCCTGCGGGCCGCCGAAGGTGCGCGCCGCGAGCGTCGCGGGCTCGCCGAGGCAGGCCTCGCGCGTGCGCGCGACCACGGCCGCGGGGTCGACGAGGGCGCCGTAGCCGGCGCCCCGGGCGCTCGCGGCGTCGGGGCAGCCCTTCAGGATCTTCTTCCCGAGCTTTGCGAGCGCGCGGGCGACGCCGGCGTCGCCGGGGAGGCAGGCGTCGCCCGTGCCGAGGTAGCAGGCACGTGTGCGGGCGGCGACCTTCTTGGTGCAGGCCGTCGCCGCCGCGGCGACGGCGGCCTCGCAGCGTTGGGCCGCCGAGGCGCCGTAGGCATCGGGGACGTGGGCGGGAAGCGCAAGGAGCGCGGCGAGGGCGATGGCGCGACGGCCGGAGAGCATGTGCGGCGGTACCGCGCGCCGCGCGTGACCGTCAAGGGATCCCGTGCGGCGGAGCGGGAGCGGAAGGCGCCGTGCGGGCGGGGTCCTCGGCGGCGGTGACGACCGTGACGCGGTCGAGCCGCAGGTTGTCGCCGGGACCGGTCCCCGTGTGGGTGAGCGACGGGCGCAGGCAGGCCTCACGCCGGCGGGCGTCGAAAGCCGCGGTGCGCACGACCCAGTCCGTGCCGCCCGGCTGATCGCAGCGCAGCTCGCACGCCGGCACCGGTCGCGTGAGGTACCAGCGCAGATCCTCGGGTAGGGGGCCGAGCGCACACAGGCGGCCGTCGGGGCCGACGCGACGCTCGACCGCCCGCGCGAACTCGCGCGGGGTGAGGGCCGTCGCCAGCGGCAACGTCCCGAGGAAGACCGTCCCCACCGTCAACAGGAGCCCGGAGCCGACGAGGCCGGCGCCGCGCGCCGCGGCGGTGCGTCCGCCGATCCCGAGGAGGAGGACCAGGGCGAGCGCGAGCCCGGTCACGGGAATCCGCCACGGGGAGGTGGCGATCACCGAGAACGCAGGGCCGAGCAGCTCGCGGTCGCTGCATACGATCCGCGTCGCCAGCTCGGCGAGCCCGGCCTGCACCGCCGGAAGGCTGAGCGCGAGGGCGGCGAGGCCGACGAAAGCGGCGCTCGCCGCGGCGACGCGCCGGGCGCGGACCGTCGCCGGTCGCGCGCACCAGGCGACGAGCGCAGGCCCGGCGAGGAGCGCGAGCGGCGGGTAGGCCGGCAGGAGATAGACCGAGCGCTTGCCGGCGGCGAGCGAGAAGAAGACGAGGATCACGCCCGCCCACGCGAGGCACAAGCGGTCGATCGCCGTGCGCCGCCGCCAGGCCTTCCGGAGGCCGACGGCCACCGCCGGCGTCCAGGGGAGCAGTCCGCCGGCCAGCAGCGGCGGGTAGTAGAGCGGGCCGTGGCGGTGCGGGACGTCGCCCACGCCGAGGAACCGCTCGATGTTCTCGCCGAGGAGCTGCGTGCGCAGGACGGCGGCGCCGCCGTGCTCGGTCGCGAGCAGGTACCAGCAGGCCGGCGGCAACAGCACGCAGGCCGCGGCCACCGGATCGAGCAGCCGGCGCAGGCGGCCGCGGTCGCGGCTCCACAGCGCGTCGACGCCGACGATCGCGAGCGGCAGGACGATGCCGATCGGCCCCTTGGCCAGCGTCGCCAGGGCCGCCGCCAGCGCTCCGATGCGCAGCCAGCGACGGTCGTCGCGGGTGACGCCGAGCCACAGCCCCAGCGTCGCCAGCGACAGGAAGGCGGTGAGCGTCATGTCGACGCGCGACTGGGTGGCGGCCCGGAACCACTCGAAGCTGGTCGCGAGGGCGAGGGCAGCGAAGACGCCGGCGGCCGTCCCGTACGCGGTGCCGCCGATGCCGGCCGTCGCGCCGACCACCAGGGCACCGAGCACGACGCTCGGCAGACGCACCGCCAGCTCGGCCGGCTGGACGCCCGCACGGAGCGCCGCCGCCGCGAGCCAGTGATAGAGCGGCGGCTTCTTCGAGGTGGCGTCGCCGGCGCGCTCCGGGATGAGGAGCCCCCGTCCCTCCACCATCGCCCGCGCCGCGTTGGCCTCCCGCGGCTCGGCCCGGGTGTAGAACGGGAGGCTGCCGGCCACGAGCAACCCTACGAGGGCGGCGGCGACCGCGGCGGGCAGAGCGAGACGGCGAGACATTCGCCCATCTACCATGCCGGGCCCCCCATGAATCCGAGGTGAACCCGACGCCTGCGCGGGCGGCCGGTGGCCTGGCGTCGTAGCTCCGGAGGGCTATCCTCCGGTACCGATGCGCCTGCTCGTGGTCGAGGACGACCCCGCCATCGCCCGCGCACTGCGCCAGGGGCTGGCCACCCACGGGTACGCGGTCGACGTCACCGACCGCGCCGGCGAGGCTGCGAGCCTGTGCCGGGAGCATCGCTACGACTGCCTCATCCTCGACCTCGGCCTCCCCGACGCCGACGGGGTCCTCCTCCTGCGCGATCTCCGCGAGCGCGGCGACGCCGTCCCCGTCCTGGTGCTCACGGCGCGCGGCGGGCTCGCCGACCGGGTCGCCGGGCTCGACGCGGGCGCCGACGACTACCTCGCGAAGCCGTTCGCGTTCGCCGAGGTGGTGGCCCGGGTGCGGGCGCTGCTGCGCCGCGGGACGACGGTGCTGGCGACGATCCTGCGCGTCGGCGACCTCGAGGTCGACCCGGCCCGCTTCAGCGTGCGGCGGGGGGGCCGTGCGATCTCGCTCACGGCCAAGGAGTTCGCCATTCTCGAGTACCTCGCGCGCCACGCCGGCGAGCTGGTGACGCGCAGCCAGCTCCTCGACGAGTGCTGGGACCGCAACTACGATGGCCTATCGAACCTCGTCGACGTCTACGTGAGCCGCGTGCGGCGCAAGCTCGACGCCGAGGGCCGCTCGCCGCTCGTCCACACCGTGCGCGGCGCCGGCTTCGTGCTGGCGAGCGAGCCGCCGTGCTGACGTGGCGCCTCGTCCCACGCAGCCTGCGGCTGCGGCTCACGCTCGGCTTCGGGGCGCTCGCCTGTGTGATCGTCGTGGCTGCGGCGGTGATGATCGACCTTCAGATGCGGACGGCGATGTGGTGGCGCTCGCGCGCGGCGATCGGCCCGAGGGCTGGCGCAACGGCCTCCTCGACGGGCTCGAGCAGGCGGAGCGTCTCGGGCGTCTGTCCGAGGATATCCTCGCTCTCAGCGCCGTCGAGGCGGGCGCGCTCGATGCCGAGCGGGCGCCGCTGCGGCTCGACGAGCTGGTCGCCGTGATGGACGACGGCCCAGGAATCGACCCGGCCGATCGGGCGCGCGTCTTCGAGCGCTTTGCGCGTGGGCGCGAGGCGGAACGGAGGGCGCCGGGCTCGGCCTCGCGCTGTCGCGCGAGATCGCCGAGCGGCACGGCGGGCGGATCGAGATCGAGAGCGACCGGCGGCGCGGCACGCGCGCGGTGCTGACCTTGCCGCTCGCCGCGCCGGTGGCCGTGGCCCGCGCCGCCGGCTGAGCGCCGGCGAGCCGTCAGGCGGCCGCCGCTGCGCGGCTGTCGGCGCGGACGTGCCACCCCGTGGCGGCGATGAGGAGCGCGCCGCCCGCGAGCGCCAGGGGACCGGGCTGCTCGCCGAGCACGAGCCAGACCCACAGCGGGTTCAGCGCCGGCTCCAGCAGGAGCAGTAACGACACCTCGAACGCCGGCAGATGACGGAGGGCGTGCGCGAGGCAGACGTACGCCAGGCCGACCTGCACGACGCCGAGGTAGAGCAGCACCGCGACGTCACCCGCCGCCGGCACGGCGAGCGGCAGCGCGGCCGGTAGGGTGACGAGCGCCGCGAAGAGGTTGCCGGCGACCAGCACCGCGCCGGGGAGCGCGCCCGCCGCCGCGCGCCGCAGCCCGATCAGCGTGAGCGCCCAGGTGAGCCCGGACGCCGCCGCCAGGAGGTCGCCGCGTCGGGGCGCCGGGGCGCTCGCCGCCGGCAGGCTCGGGTCGGCGACGATGGTGACGAGCCCGAGCAGCATGACGGCGAGGAAGAGGAGGTCGCGACGCCGCAGCGGCTCGCCGAGCAGCCAGGGCGCCAACGCGGCCACCCACAGCGGCGCGGTCGACTGGAGGAAGATCGCGTTGGCCGCCGTCGTCAGCTTGGTCGAGAGGCCGAAGAGCGTGAGCGTGGCGGCGTAGGGGAGCGCGGCGACGACGGTCTCCCGGCGCCAGCCGCGGCGGGCACCGGGTAGCAGGAGCAGCAACGCCGCGGCCGCGAGGAGCGAGCGCAGGCAGACCACCACCGCGCCGTCTAGCGCCGTCGCCTTGATGGCTACGCCGCCGGTCGAGAACAGGACGGCGGCGAGGAGCAGCGCGACGAGCGGCGACATGCGGGTCCCCGCTGTTACCTGCCGGCGCCCGTCGGCTCCAGCGTCGCACGCGACGCTGCACGATGTCCGGCCGCGGCGGCGGAGCGGACGCCGCCCGCGGTCCGGCGGCGGCGCACGTTGTGTCGGGGCCGTCGCACAGGCAGAGGGCCGACATGGAGATCAACGGCATCGCGCACGTCTTCCTCACGGTCAGCGACTTCCCGGCCTGCCAGAAGTTCTACCGCGCGCTGCTGCCGCAGCTCGGCATGCGGCCCGTCATCGACGCGGAGGTGATGCTGTACTGCGTCGGCGGCCGCACCGCGCTCGGCATCCAGCCGGCGGCGGACGAGTTCGCCGCGGCGCGCTTCGACCAGCGCCGGCCGGGGCTCCATCACCTCTGCTTCCGAGCCCGCGAGCGCGCCGACGTCGACGCCGTGTACGCGCTCGTGCGCGATCTCGGTGCCACCATCGTGCATCCGCCCGAGGACGGCGCCTGGGCGCCGGGTTATTACTCGCTGCTCTTCGAGGACCCGGTCGGGACGCGGCTGGAGATCAATCACGTGCCGGGCAAGGGCCTGCTCGCCGACGGCTGACCCTGGCAGGCGGACGGCGGCTGGGCTACAGAGCCGCGAGGGTGGAGCGGCGATCGGTCATCATCGTCGGATCGGGACCGGCGGGCGCGGCAACGGCGCTGCGCCTCGCCCGGCGCGATCCTGCGCTCGCCGCCGACGCCGTCCTGCTCGAGAAGCAGCACCATCCCCGCGACAAGATCTGCGCCGGCGGCGTCATTCCGAAGAGCGATCGCGTGCTCGCCGAGCTGGGGCTCGTGGCCGACGTACCGTCGGTGCGTGTCGACCGTGCCGGCGTGATCGTGCCGTCGGCCCGGGTGGCGGTCGACGAGCCCGGCCTCTGCCGCGTCGTGCGCCGCCGCGAGTTCGACGCACGCCTCGCCTGGGCGGCGCGCGACCGCGGCGTCGCGCTGCACGAGGACACACGGGTGGTCGCGATCGCACGCGACGGCGACGGCATCCGCGTCGACACCAGCCGCCGCACGTACTGGGCGCCGATCGTCGTCGGCGCCGACGGTAGCGGCAGCCTGGTACGGCGTGCGCTCGTCCCGGGGCCGAGTGGTGTCGTGGGCCGCGCCGTCATGTGCGACGTTCCGCTGCGCGACACGTGCTGGGACGGCTTCGCCGCCGGCCGCTACGAGTTCGACTTCGCGCCCTGCACCGCCGGGCTGCGCGGGTACCGCTGGTCGTTTCCCTGCCTCATCGGCGGCGAGCCGCACGTGAACGCGGGAGCCTACGCGCTGCCGCCGATCACGGGCGTGCGGCTGCGGGCGGAGCTCGACGCCGAGCTGGCGCGGATCGGCGCGCGCAGCGACGCGTGGCAGGCGTTCCCGATCCGCACCTGGGCGCCGGGCACCGCCGTCGCCGCCCCGCGTGCGCTCCTCGTCGGCGACGCCGCGGGCTGCGATCCGCTCATGGGCGAGGGCATCTCGTTCGCGCTCGAGTACGGCGTCCTCGCCGCCGACGCGATCGTGCGCGCGCGGGCGGAGGGACGGTTCGACTTCGCCGACTATGCGCGCGCCGTCGCGGGCGGCGCGATGGGACGCAAGCTGCGGCTCCTCGACCGCGCCGCGCGCTGGTTCTACGGGCCGCGGGCGCGCTTCTGGTTCGGCGTCGCGCGCGCGAGCCGGCGGGCGCAGCGCGTCGGGCTCGCCTGGTACAACGGCGTCGACGGCTTCGACGAGCGCGGCGTGCTCGGTCTCGTGGCCGGCCTGCTGCGGCCGCCGCGCGCGGAGGCGGCGTGAGGGCGCCGGCGCGCAAGCGCGGACGGGCCGCCGTGCCGATGGCGGCGCCCCATCTGGAGCGCCTCCTGTGGCGGATCGGCGTGCGCCACGTCGCCGGCGTCGACGAGGTCGGCATGGGACCCCTCGCCGGGCCGGTCGTCGCCGCCGCGGTCGTGCTGCCGCCGGAGTGCGAGATCGTCGGCGTCGCCGACTCGAAGACGGTTCCCGCGCCGGAGCGCGAGCGCCTCGCGGTGGAGATCCGGCGTCGCGCGCTCGCCGTCGGGGTCGCCGTGGTCGAGGTCGCCGACATCGATCGCATCAACATCTATCGTGCCGGGCTCGAGGCCTGCCGGCGCGCCGTCGCCGCGCTCGCGCCGATCGAGCCGGGCTACGTGCTGGTCGACGGGCGCGAGATCCCGTCGCTGGCGATGCCGCAGAGCGCGTATCCGAAGGGCGACGCGTTCGTCACCTCGATCGCGGCGGCGTCGATCGTCGCCAAGGTGCATCGCGACGCGCTCATGCGGGCGCTCGACGCCGACTATCCCGAGTACGGCTTCGCGCGGCACATGGGCTACGCGACGCGCGCGCATCTCGCGGCGCTGCGGCGCCTGGGGCCGTCGCCGGTCCATCGTCGCTCGTTCGCGCCGGTGAGCGCGGCGCTCGGTCTCGAGCCGAACGGGCAGGCCCTGCTGATGCGGTGAGACGCGTGCGTCCCGGGGGCGCCGGCGCTTGCGGCGGAGGGCCGCGCGGTCAAGATGGAAGCGCGATGGAGCTGATGGTGGCCACCCCGGGGCGCGTGCCGTACGCGGCGGCGCTCGCCTGGCAGGAGCGGCTGGTGGCCGAGCGCCTGGCCGGTGGCGACGACGTCCTGCTGCTCCTGGAGCATCCGCCCGTGTACACCCTCGGTCGCGGCGCCGATGCGCGTTTCCTCGGTGCCGCTGCCGCGGCGGACACGCCGGTCGTGCGCGTCGGACGGGGCGGACAGGTGACCTACCACGGTCCGGGGCAGCTGGTCGGCTATCCGATCCTCGCGCTGCGCCGGCACCGGCTCGACGTGCACTGGTACGTACGCACGCTCGAGCAGGTGCTGATCGACGCGCTCGCGGATTTCGGCATCGCGGCGGCGCGCCGCCCCGGGCTCACCGGCGTCTGGGTCGAGGATCGCAAGATCGGCTCGATCGGCGTCGCCTTGCGCCGCTGGGTGACGTGGCACGGCTTCGCGCTGAACGTCGGTCCGGACCTCGGCGGCTTCGTCTCGATCGTGCCCTGCGGCATCACGGGCGTACGGATGACGTCGGTCGCGGCGGAGGGCGGGCCGGCAGAGATCGACGCGGTGCTGCCGCGCGTGCGGGCGCGGTTCGTGGCCGCGTTCGGCTACGCGGGCTGGCAGGAGCTCCCGGCCTCCGCGGAGCAGGCGGTGTCCGCATGAGCGCCGGGCCGGGCGTCGTGCGGCGCCATCCGCCGTGGTTGAAGGTGCGCGTCCCCGGCGGCCCCGGCTACGCCGAGACGCTGGCGACGGTCCGCGAGCTCGGCCTGCATACCGTATGCGAGGAGGCGCGCTGCCCGAACATCGGCGAGTGCTGGGGACATCGCACCGCCACGTTCATGCTGCTCGGCGACACCTGCACGCGGAACTGCTCGTTCTGCGCCGTCGCCCACGGCAAGCCGCTCACCGTCGATCCCCTGGAGCCGGGGCGGGTGGGGGCGGCGGTGGCCCGGCTCGGGCTCGCCCACGTGGTGGTGACCTCGGTCAACCGCGACGATCTGCCCGACGGCGGCGCCGAGCACTTCGCGGCGACGGTCCGCGCCATCCGGGCGCAGGCGCCGCAGACCCGCGTCGAGGTGCTCGTGCCGGACTTCCAGGGCATCACAGGCGCCGTCGAGACCGTGGCCGTGTCGCCGGTCCATGTGCTCAATCACAACCTCGAGACCGTGCCGCGGCTCTACCGCCGGGTTCGTCCGGGCGCGCGCTATGCGCGCTCGCTCGATCTCCTCGCCCGCGCCCGTGGCGTACGCGCCGATCTCCTCACGAAGGCCGGGCTGATGCTCGGGCTCGGCGAGGAGCGCGAGGAATTGACCAGCGTTTTTCGCGATCTGCGCGCGGCGGGCTGCGACGTCCTGACCCTGGGCCAGTATCTGCGGCCGACGGCCGCGCACCACGAGGTGGTGCGCTACGTCCCGCCGGACGAGTTCGACGAGCTGCGCGAGGCGGCGCTGGGCCTGGGCTTCCGGCACGTCGAGGCGGGACCGCTGGTGCGCAGCTCGTACCACGCATGGACGCACGTTCCGTGAAAAATCCGGCAAAAATGCGGAATTTGTAGGTCTCCAACATTGCACGGTCGCGTCTTTTCCCGTACCGTTCACGCCGTTCTGAGGAGGCCTTTCGCATGCTGAAGCTGTACGACTACCCGGACTGCCCGTTCTGCCAGAAGGTACGGGTGGTACTGGCCGAGAAGGATCTCGAGTACGAAAAGGTCTTCGTCGACCTGCGCAAGCAGGAGCAGAAGGCTCCCGAGTTCCTGCGGATGAACCCCTACGGGAAGGTCCCCGTCCTCCAGGACGAGGACGAAGTCATCTACGACTCGACCATCATCAACGAGTATCTCGAGGACGAGTACCCGCTCCCGCGTCTCATGCCGGAGGACTCGCAGGCCCGGGCTCTCGTGCGGATGCTTGAGGACTACTGCGACAACTCGTTCATCCCGCCCACGACCACGCTGCTCGCCCAGCTGCGCAAGCCTGAAGCGGAGCGCGACGCCCCGCGCGTCGAGCAGGCGCGCGAGGAGCTGCGTCGCTGCCTGTATCACCTCCGCGACCGGCTCGAGGGCAGCGAGTTCCTCGCCGGCAGCGAGTTCACGATCGCCGATGCGGCGTTCGCGCCGCGCATGATCGTCCTCGGCCGTCTCGGCTTCGAGTTCGAGCCCGCTCTGGCGCCGGTTCAGGCCTGGCTCGAGCGGGTACGCGTCCGTCCCAGCGTCAAGGCGCTCGGGCTCTGAGCGGCGACGCCCGGCGGCGCCGATGCGCGCCGGGCGACGTCTCCCCCACGCCGCCTTGGGTGGGGTCGTGGTTTCCGGCATGGTAGCAGCCGTGTCGGCGTCCGACGGCGATCTGTGCTACCACCGTCCCCAGGACGTCATGCGGACCGCCGATCGCGCCGCGCCCCCTGAGGGCCGCCGTCCCTGTCCCGCGGAGGTCGGGTGACGCCGGCCTCGGGGCGCCGCTCGAGCCGCCAGCTCGAGGTCGTGCTCGCGGCGGTCGCTGCGTCGGGCAGCGCACATCCCACCGCCGAGGCGATCTTCGCGGACGTTCGCAGGCGCCTGCCGCGGATCAGTCTGGGGACGGTCTACCGTAACCTCCAGCGGCTGGTCGACGAGGGCCGCATCGGCGTCGCGCACGTCGGCGGACGCTCGCTGCGCTACGACGCCACGGCGGCGCCGCACGACCACTTCGTGTGCCGGCGGTGCGGGCGCATCGCCGACGTCGGACCGTCCCTGCCGGAGGCCGGGCTCGCCGCCGCGCAGCGTGCCGGCCATGCGGTGACGGCGCACGCGCTCGTCCTCTACGGCGACTGCCGCACCTGCCGGGACGTGCCGTGAAGCTGCCCGAGATCATCCCGCTCTTCCCGCTTCCCAATGTGGTGCTGTTCCCGGGCATGCCGCTGCCGCTGCATGTCTTCGAGCCGCGCTACCGGGCGATGGTGCGGGATGCGCTGAGGGGCGCGCATCTCGTCGGCATGGTGCTGCTGAAGGGCGACTGGCAGGCGGAGTATCACGCGCGCCCGCAGGTCTTCTCGGTCGGGACGGTGGGCGAGGTGGTCCACGTCGACGAGCTGCCCGACGGCAGGTTCAACATCGTCCTGCGCGGGCTGCGCGAGTTCCACATCCACCGGGAGCTGGCCCGTGCGCCGTACCGCGAGGCCGTCGTCAGCTGGCGCGGCACGACGGGGACGGCGCTGGCCCCGGGGCTGCGCGGGCGCATCCGGGCCCTGGTCGACGGCTATCTCGCGCAGGTGGGCCGCACACCTGCCGACGGCCTGCGCGACGGCGGCGTCGACGACGAGACCTTCGTCAACTTCCTGGCCCAGCACCTCGACATCGAGCCGCTCGAGCGCCAGGCCCTGCTCGAGGCGGCCGATCTCGGGCAGCGCGGCCGCTGCCTCGTCGACGTGCTCGAGTTCCGGCTGCGCGAGCTGCGCAGCCATCCCCAGGGCTCTCCAGGCCGCGGCAACTGAGCCGGCCCGACGCCGCAAGGTCCCGTTTCCGGACCGCTCTTGGTGGCGGCGTCGGGCGACGGATGGTAGGTAGTCGCCCGATGCAGACGCAGCGACCCGAACTCTCTCTCGCCGAGCGGCTGTACGTCCCGGAGGTGCTCCGCGGCGTGGCCGTCACCGCGGGACACTTCGTGCGCAACCTGGCGCTGCACGTGCTGCACGTCGCAGGCATCGCGCGCGAGCAGCGCGCCGCGGTGACGACGCAGTACCCCGAGGAGCGGAAGGT
The genomic region above belongs to bacterium and contains:
- a CDS encoding LON peptidase substrate-binding domain-containing protein, translated to MKLPEIIPLFPLPNVVLFPGMPLPLHVFEPRYRAMVRDALRGAHLVGMVLLKGDWQAEYHARPQVFSVGTVGEVVHVDELPDGRFNIVLRGLREFHIHRELARAPYREAVVSWRGTTGTALAPGLRGRIRALVDGYLAQVGRTPADGLRDGGVDDETFVNFLAQHLDIEPLERQALLEAADLGQRGRCLVDVLEFRLRELRSHPQGSPGRGN
- a CDS encoding transcriptional repressor, translating into MTPASGRRSSRQLEVVLAAVAASGSAHPTAEAIFADVRRRLPRISLGTVYRNLQRLVDEGRIGVAHVGGRSLRYDATAAPHDHFVCRRCGRIADVGPSLPEAGLAAAQRAGHAVTAHALVLYGDCRTCRDVP